The following is a genomic window from Leptospira selangorensis.
ATTCCCGAAGCCAATTGTTGCAAAAGAAAGGCAAACCAGTTGAAGACGTCTGTATCAATCTCTACAAAAACAACCTCTCTAAAGTTTCTAATTCGAAAGGATTAGTTTCTTGCAGAATCATCCCGCCTTAGGAGATCTTTTAGTTATGAGCGATCTGAAACTTGTAATAGGAAATAAAAACATCTCCTCCTGGTCCTTCCGTCCATGGATCCTACTCACTCAATTTGGAATTCCTTTCGAAGAGATTTCCTTAAAACTATTCACACCTGAATACGCAGCCATAATCGATAAGTATTCACCTTCTAAAAAAGTCCCTGTCTTAAACGACGGGGACCTAAGAGTTTGGGACAGCCTTAGTATCGCGGAATATTTGGCAGAAAAATATGCGGAGAAGGGTCTTTGGCCAAAGGATCAGATCGCAAGAGCCAAAGCAAGATCCATCACCGCAGAAATGCATTCCGGATTCACAGGCCTAAGATCTAATCTGAGCATGAATTTTCATGGTAAAAAGCCCGACTTCTCCGTTCCGGAAGATGCGAAGAAGGATATAGATAGGATACAAACACTTTGGGAAGAATGTTTGAGCTCCTACGGCGGACCATTCTTGTTCGGTCAAAACTTCTCCATAGCAGATGCATTCTATGCCCCGGTGGTTTCTAGATTTATAACGTACGGAGTAAAACTAGGACCTAAATCAAGTGAGTATGTGCAGACTATCTCTAATTTACCTTCTTACAAATCTTGGGGAGAAGGAGCCAAATTAGAGATTAACTAAGTAAGATCTTTTTGTAGGATCTTCGACAATATATATACATATTTTTACTTGTTTTTTGATTAGTATTTCTTAGAATTCAAACTTATGAATTCTAAGAAAAGAGGCACAGAAGAACTTCCTCCAAGTAGATTCGATAAGACCCAAAGGGAAGTTTGGCTGGAAGATAGGATAGATCTAGGAGAGGAATCTTCTCCTTCTACCCAATTCTTTTGGGAAAATTCCAAATCGGTCCTGACCCGAAATAAATCACCCGATATTCCATTCGATGCAAGTATCAATCCATACAGAGGTTGTGAGCATGGATGTATTTATTGTTTTGCAAGGCCGAACCATTCCTATATGGATCTTTCACCGGGATTGGATTTCGAAACAAAAATATTCGTGAAAAAAGAACCTGCCAGACTGTTGGCGGATGAATTAAGAAAGAAAAAACAAGCGCTCGAACCGATCACGATAGGTACTGCGACGGATCCTTACCAACCGGGAGAGAGGATTTATAAAAACACAAGATCACTATTGGAAGTGATGTTGGAATTCAAACAGCCTACCGCAATCATCACAAAGTCTTCTCTCATACAAAGAGATATAGATATTCTTTCCGAAATGGGAAAATTAGGAATTCTGAAAGTATTTCTTTCCATCACCACCTTGGACAAGGAACTTTGGTCCAAATTAGAACCTAGGGCCCCTGCTCCCGCAAGAAGAATGGAAACTCTTCGAAAACTTACGGATGTTGGAATTCCAACAGGTGTATTATTCGCTCCTGTAATTCCGTTTATCAATGATTTCGAAATGGAACATCTATTGGAACAGGCATCTTTATCAGGTGCAGAAGCAGCCGGAATGGTATTCGTAAGACTTCCTTTCGAAGTAGCGCCTTTATTCGAGGACTGGCTTACCCGACATTTCCCACTCAAAAAAGAAAAGGTCTTAAAAGTTATCTCGGAAGCAAGAGGAGGCAAATTATATAAAGCCAATTGGGGAGAAAGAATGAAAGGAGAAGGGAATTATGCGGAACTTCTTCAAAAAAGATTTTCTATCTGCATCAAAAGGTTCGGACTCACCAAAAGAAGAGAATTGAGAAAGGACTTATTTGCTGTTCCTTCTCGTTATCTTTTGAAAAAGAAAAAACAAGAGGAATTCCTACCCGGGCTTTTTCCGGAATAATGACTGTAGCAAAGGCCACAGCCATTACGTTCGTTCGAAATAGTAGAAAGAAAGAAGCGGATTAGATAGAAATTTCCTTCCCCATTTTTCAGACAGATCGGATATTTACCGAATGAATTGGGAACAAAACTACCATCTGGAAGACGGAACCTTTGTAGGAGCCGGTGACGTATCCATCTATTATAGAGCCTACCGCGCAAAAGACGCAAATAATCCTAGAACCTTAGTGGTTCATCATGGGATTGGAGAACACGGAAAAAGATACGACAATTTACTCGAAGCACTTTCCGGAAAAGGATATAATGTTTATCTAATAGATGCT
Proteins encoded in this region:
- a CDS encoding glutathione S-transferase family protein — translated: MSDLKLVIGNKNISSWSFRPWILLTQFGIPFEEISLKLFTPEYAAIIDKYSPSKKVPVLNDGDLRVWDSLSIAEYLAEKYAEKGLWPKDQIARAKARSITAEMHSGFTGLRSNLSMNFHGKKPDFSVPEDAKKDIDRIQTLWEECLSSYGGPFLFGQNFSIADAFYAPVVSRFITYGVKLGPKSSEYVQTISNLPSYKSWGEGAKLEIN
- a CDS encoding PA0069 family radical SAM protein is translated as MNSKKRGTEELPPSRFDKTQREVWLEDRIDLGEESSPSTQFFWENSKSVLTRNKSPDIPFDASINPYRGCEHGCIYCFARPNHSYMDLSPGLDFETKIFVKKEPARLLADELRKKKQALEPITIGTATDPYQPGERIYKNTRSLLEVMLEFKQPTAIITKSSLIQRDIDILSEMGKLGILKVFLSITTLDKELWSKLEPRAPAPARRMETLRKLTDVGIPTGVLFAPVIPFINDFEMEHLLEQASLSGAEAAGMVFVRLPFEVAPLFEDWLTRHFPLKKEKVLKVISEARGGKLYKANWGERMKGEGNYAELLQKRFSICIKRFGLTKRRELRKDLFAVPSRYLLKKKKQEEFLPGLFPE